In a single window of the Zonotrichia leucophrys gambelii isolate GWCS_2022_RI chromosome 2, RI_Zleu_2.0, whole genome shotgun sequence genome:
- the HUS1 gene encoding checkpoint protein HUS1 isoform X2: MSGQAQGRQCLCERLGPAFSDKEKRKGETGVHGVITAVTSSSLPPAGIINTIVKLAKTCILRLTVCKLYFILSDKVANGGASMWCELSQGNFFDEFQMEGVAAEHNEIYLEFVPENLWRALKTAQSAKAVKIKLTNKHCPCLRVAVELPSLSSCSRIVTHDIPVGVIPRRMWNDFREPSMPDFDVSIYLPVLKTMKSVVERMKNLSNFIVIEANLSGEMNLKIETDLVSVTTHFKDLGNPPWASEDGCQSSGQGRDLESMAEACIDIKKLQQLLAGQQVNPTKALCNIVHKRIVHFILLHEEVSLQYFIPAIA; encoded by the exons ATGTCGGGGCAGGCTCAAGGGCGGCAGTGCCTCTGTGAGCGGCTGGGGCCGGCTTTCTCGgacaaagaaaagaggaagggaG AAACTGGGGTGCATGGAGTGATCACCGCTGTAacatcctcctccctccctccggcAGGTATAATTAACACAATCGTCAAGTTAGCCAAGACCTGCATCCTGCGTCTTACTGTCTGCAAGCTGTATTTCATCCTCTCCGATAAAGTAGCAAATGGAGGCGCCAGTATGTGGTGTGAGCTGAGCCAG GGGAATTTCTTCGATGAATTTCAGATGGAAGGAGTAGCTGCAGAGCACAATGAAATCTATTTAGAGTTTGTGCCTGAGAACCTATGGAGAGCATTAAAAACTGCCCAGAGTGCTAAGGCAGTGAAGATCAAGTTGACTAATAAACACTGTCCCTGTCTCAGAGTTGCTGTGGAGCTA ccatcCTTATCAAGCTGCAGTAGGATTGTGACACATGACATTCCTGTGGGAGTTATTCCCAGAAGAATGTGGAATGACTTCAGAGAGCCCAGCATGCCAGACTTTGAT GTCAGTATTTACCTACCAGTGCTGAAAACAATGAAGAGTGTTGTGGAAAGAATGAAGAATCTCAGCAATTTCATT GTGATTGAAGCAAACTTGAGTGGTGAAATGAACTTGAAAATAGAAACAGACTTAGTATCTGTAACAACACATTTTAAAGACCTGGGAAATCCTCCCTGGG CATCAGAGGACGGATGTCAAAGTTCTGGTCAAGGTAGAGATCTCGAAAGTATGGCTGAAGCATGCATAGACATcaagaagctgcagcagctgcttgctggACAGCAAGTCAATCCTACAAAAGCATTGTGCA ataTTGTACATAAGAGAATTGTCCACTTCATCTTGCTCCATGAGGAGGTTTCACTTCAGTATTTTATTCCAGCAATTGCCTGA
- the HUS1 gene encoding checkpoint protein HUS1 isoform X5 — protein MRFRAKIVDLACLNHFSRIINTIVKLAKTCILRLTVCKLYFILSDKVANGGASMWCELSQGNFFDEFQMEGVAAEHNEIYLEFVPENLWRALKTAQSAKAVKIKLTNKHCPCLRVAVELPSLSSCSRIVTHDIPVGVIPRRMWNDFREPSMPDFDVSIYLPVLKTMKSVVERMKNLSNFIVIEANLSGEMNLKIETDLVSVTTHFKDLGNPPWASEDGCQSSGQGRDLESMAEACIDIKKLQQLLAGQQVNPTKALCNIVHKRIVHFILLHEEVSLQYFIPAIA, from the exons ATGCGATTTCGGGCTAAGATCGTGGATCTTGCCTGCCTCAACCACTTCAGCC GTATAATTAACACAATCGTCAAGTTAGCCAAGACCTGCATCCTGCGTCTTACTGTCTGCAAGCTGTATTTCATCCTCTCCGATAAAGTAGCAAATGGAGGCGCCAGTATGTGGTGTGAGCTGAGCCAG GGGAATTTCTTCGATGAATTTCAGATGGAAGGAGTAGCTGCAGAGCACAATGAAATCTATTTAGAGTTTGTGCCTGAGAACCTATGGAGAGCATTAAAAACTGCCCAGAGTGCTAAGGCAGTGAAGATCAAGTTGACTAATAAACACTGTCCCTGTCTCAGAGTTGCTGTGGAGCTA ccatcCTTATCAAGCTGCAGTAGGATTGTGACACATGACATTCCTGTGGGAGTTATTCCCAGAAGAATGTGGAATGACTTCAGAGAGCCCAGCATGCCAGACTTTGAT GTCAGTATTTACCTACCAGTGCTGAAAACAATGAAGAGTGTTGTGGAAAGAATGAAGAATCTCAGCAATTTCATT GTGATTGAAGCAAACTTGAGTGGTGAAATGAACTTGAAAATAGAAACAGACTTAGTATCTGTAACAACACATTTTAAAGACCTGGGAAATCCTCCCTGGG CATCAGAGGACGGATGTCAAAGTTCTGGTCAAGGTAGAGATCTCGAAAGTATGGCTGAAGCATGCATAGACATcaagaagctgcagcagctgcttgctggACAGCAAGTCAATCCTACAAAAGCATTGTGCA ataTTGTACATAAGAGAATTGTCCACTTCATCTTGCTCCATGAGGAGGTTTCACTTCAGTATTTTATTCCAGCAATTGCCTGA
- the HUS1 gene encoding checkpoint protein HUS1 isoform X3 translates to MRFRAKIVDLACLNHFSQTGVHGVITAVTSSSLPPAGIINTIVKLAKTCILRLTVCKLYFILSDKVANGGASMWCELSQGNFFDEFQMEGVAAEHNEIYLEFVPENLWRALKTAQSAKAVKIKLTNKHCPCLRVAVELPSLSSCSRIVTHDIPVGVIPRRMWNDFREPSMPDFDVSIYLPVLKTMKSVVERMKNLSNFIVIEANLSGEMNLKIETDLVSVTTHFKDLGNPPWASEDGCQSSGQGRDLESMAEACIDIKKLQQLLAGQQVNPTKALCNIVHKRIVHFILLHEEVSLQYFIPAIA, encoded by the exons ATGCGATTTCGGGCTAAGATCGTGGATCTTGCCTGCCTCAACCACTTCAGCC AAACTGGGGTGCATGGAGTGATCACCGCTGTAacatcctcctccctccctccggcAGGTATAATTAACACAATCGTCAAGTTAGCCAAGACCTGCATCCTGCGTCTTACTGTCTGCAAGCTGTATTTCATCCTCTCCGATAAAGTAGCAAATGGAGGCGCCAGTATGTGGTGTGAGCTGAGCCAG GGGAATTTCTTCGATGAATTTCAGATGGAAGGAGTAGCTGCAGAGCACAATGAAATCTATTTAGAGTTTGTGCCTGAGAACCTATGGAGAGCATTAAAAACTGCCCAGAGTGCTAAGGCAGTGAAGATCAAGTTGACTAATAAACACTGTCCCTGTCTCAGAGTTGCTGTGGAGCTA ccatcCTTATCAAGCTGCAGTAGGATTGTGACACATGACATTCCTGTGGGAGTTATTCCCAGAAGAATGTGGAATGACTTCAGAGAGCCCAGCATGCCAGACTTTGAT GTCAGTATTTACCTACCAGTGCTGAAAACAATGAAGAGTGTTGTGGAAAGAATGAAGAATCTCAGCAATTTCATT GTGATTGAAGCAAACTTGAGTGGTGAAATGAACTTGAAAATAGAAACAGACTTAGTATCTGTAACAACACATTTTAAAGACCTGGGAAATCCTCCCTGGG CATCAGAGGACGGATGTCAAAGTTCTGGTCAAGGTAGAGATCTCGAAAGTATGGCTGAAGCATGCATAGACATcaagaagctgcagcagctgcttgctggACAGCAAGTCAATCCTACAAAAGCATTGTGCA ataTTGTACATAAGAGAATTGTCCACTTCATCTTGCTCCATGAGGAGGTTTCACTTCAGTATTTTATTCCAGCAATTGCCTGA
- the HUS1 gene encoding checkpoint protein HUS1 isoform X4 — MSGQAQGRQCLCERLGPAFSDKEKRKGGIINTIVKLAKTCILRLTVCKLYFILSDKVANGGASMWCELSQGNFFDEFQMEGVAAEHNEIYLEFVPENLWRALKTAQSAKAVKIKLTNKHCPCLRVAVELPSLSSCSRIVTHDIPVGVIPRRMWNDFREPSMPDFDVSIYLPVLKTMKSVVERMKNLSNFIVIEANLSGEMNLKIETDLVSVTTHFKDLGNPPWASEDGCQSSGQGRDLESMAEACIDIKKLQQLLAGQQVNPTKALCNIVHKRIVHFILLHEEVSLQYFIPAIA; from the exons ATGTCGGGGCAGGCTCAAGGGCGGCAGTGCCTCTGTGAGCGGCTGGGGCCGGCTTTCTCGgacaaagaaaagaggaagggaG GTATAATTAACACAATCGTCAAGTTAGCCAAGACCTGCATCCTGCGTCTTACTGTCTGCAAGCTGTATTTCATCCTCTCCGATAAAGTAGCAAATGGAGGCGCCAGTATGTGGTGTGAGCTGAGCCAG GGGAATTTCTTCGATGAATTTCAGATGGAAGGAGTAGCTGCAGAGCACAATGAAATCTATTTAGAGTTTGTGCCTGAGAACCTATGGAGAGCATTAAAAACTGCCCAGAGTGCTAAGGCAGTGAAGATCAAGTTGACTAATAAACACTGTCCCTGTCTCAGAGTTGCTGTGGAGCTA ccatcCTTATCAAGCTGCAGTAGGATTGTGACACATGACATTCCTGTGGGAGTTATTCCCAGAAGAATGTGGAATGACTTCAGAGAGCCCAGCATGCCAGACTTTGAT GTCAGTATTTACCTACCAGTGCTGAAAACAATGAAGAGTGTTGTGGAAAGAATGAAGAATCTCAGCAATTTCATT GTGATTGAAGCAAACTTGAGTGGTGAAATGAACTTGAAAATAGAAACAGACTTAGTATCTGTAACAACACATTTTAAAGACCTGGGAAATCCTCCCTGGG CATCAGAGGACGGATGTCAAAGTTCTGGTCAAGGTAGAGATCTCGAAAGTATGGCTGAAGCATGCATAGACATcaagaagctgcagcagctgcttgctggACAGCAAGTCAATCCTACAAAAGCATTGTGCA ataTTGTACATAAGAGAATTGTCCACTTCATCTTGCTCCATGAGGAGGTTTCACTTCAGTATTTTATTCCAGCAATTGCCTGA
- the HUS1 gene encoding checkpoint protein HUS1 isoform X1, giving the protein MSGQAQGRQCLCERLGPAFSDKEKRKGGEDHSAYLGGRGMRRFPSPRGIINTIVKLAKTCILRLTVCKLYFILSDKVANGGASMWCELSQGNFFDEFQMEGVAAEHNEIYLEFVPENLWRALKTAQSAKAVKIKLTNKHCPCLRVAVELPSLSSCSRIVTHDIPVGVIPRRMWNDFREPSMPDFDVSIYLPVLKTMKSVVERMKNLSNFIVIEANLSGEMNLKIETDLVSVTTHFKDLGNPPWASEDGCQSSGQGRDLESMAEACIDIKKLQQLLAGQQVNPTKALCNIVHKRIVHFILLHEEVSLQYFIPAIA; this is encoded by the exons ATGTCGGGGCAGGCTCAAGGGCGGCAGTGCCTCTGTGAGCGGCTGGGGCCGGCTTTCTCGgacaaagaaaagaggaagggaGGTGAGGACCACAGTGCTTATCTGGGAGGACGTGGCATGAGGCGCTTTCCTTCGCCCCGAG GTATAATTAACACAATCGTCAAGTTAGCCAAGACCTGCATCCTGCGTCTTACTGTCTGCAAGCTGTATTTCATCCTCTCCGATAAAGTAGCAAATGGAGGCGCCAGTATGTGGTGTGAGCTGAGCCAG GGGAATTTCTTCGATGAATTTCAGATGGAAGGAGTAGCTGCAGAGCACAATGAAATCTATTTAGAGTTTGTGCCTGAGAACCTATGGAGAGCATTAAAAACTGCCCAGAGTGCTAAGGCAGTGAAGATCAAGTTGACTAATAAACACTGTCCCTGTCTCAGAGTTGCTGTGGAGCTA ccatcCTTATCAAGCTGCAGTAGGATTGTGACACATGACATTCCTGTGGGAGTTATTCCCAGAAGAATGTGGAATGACTTCAGAGAGCCCAGCATGCCAGACTTTGAT GTCAGTATTTACCTACCAGTGCTGAAAACAATGAAGAGTGTTGTGGAAAGAATGAAGAATCTCAGCAATTTCATT GTGATTGAAGCAAACTTGAGTGGTGAAATGAACTTGAAAATAGAAACAGACTTAGTATCTGTAACAACACATTTTAAAGACCTGGGAAATCCTCCCTGGG CATCAGAGGACGGATGTCAAAGTTCTGGTCAAGGTAGAGATCTCGAAAGTATGGCTGAAGCATGCATAGACATcaagaagctgcagcagctgcttgctggACAGCAAGTCAATCCTACAAAAGCATTGTGCA ataTTGTACATAAGAGAATTGTCCACTTCATCTTGCTCCATGAGGAGGTTTCACTTCAGTATTTTATTCCAGCAATTGCCTGA